From Bacillus basilensis, a single genomic window includes:
- a CDS encoding FliH/SctL family protein, producing the protein MSLFKNRIPKNSVSFSEETYELQFPKPAAVHIEEEELQVDHAELRTQQESLHMEMNQLRQEQQTLERERQQLLQDKEQFQMHIHEQIEQMEAARMQFQKEQQETAYEWTELLWNQSFHLAEKIVNQAVDSRLLDVLPILTGIVQTLPTSFEKLIITVHPETFERIQEEKENTKEYWLLQLVEWKYDFSLQFGEFVLEEEKEFFEFKFAPIFAKLRQKWEEEKLFEEQNV; encoded by the coding sequence ATGTCCTTATTTAAAAACAGAATTCCGAAGAATTCTGTTTCTTTTTCTGAAGAAACGTATGAATTACAATTCCCAAAGCCAGCCGCAGTTCATATAGAAGAGGAAGAATTACAAGTTGATCATGCAGAACTTCGCACGCAACAAGAATCGTTACATATGGAAATGAATCAATTAAGACAAGAACAGCAAACGCTAGAAAGAGAGCGTCAACAGCTATTGCAAGATAAAGAACAATTTCAAATGCATATTCATGAACAAATAGAACAGATGGAAGCAGCACGTATGCAGTTTCAAAAAGAACAACAAGAAACAGCATATGAATGGACAGAGTTATTATGGAATCAATCTTTTCATCTAGCAGAAAAAATCGTGAATCAAGCAGTAGATTCACGATTGCTTGATGTGTTACCCATTTTAACTGGTATCGTTCAAACGTTGCCTACTTCGTTTGAAAAATTAATCATTACCGTACACCCAGAAACATTTGAACGTATTCAAGAAGAGAAGGAAAATACGAAAGAGTATTGGTTACTACAATTAGTAGAATGGAAATATGATTTCTCCTTACAGTTCGGTGAATTTGTTCTAGAAGAAGAGAAAGAGTTCTTTGAATTTAAATTTGCACCTATATTTGCGAAACTTCGCCAGAAATGGGAAGAAGAGAAGTTATTTGAGGAGCAAAATGTATGA
- the flgB gene encoding flagellar basal body rod protein FlgB: MPDLVSDVGHYMNYLVTKRNTVSSNIANANTPGYKAQDVTFAEQMNKSSALYKNNVADLKSNPDLYQTNEMHLPTVNTKNTYAKIQTKSMQTNKDGNSVDVTTEMLDLMKANQLYGISINAINTQYAINQAARGR; this comes from the coding sequence ATGCCAGATTTAGTGAGTGATGTAGGCCATTATATGAATTATTTAGTGACGAAACGAAATACTGTTTCTAGTAATATTGCAAATGCGAATACACCCGGCTATAAAGCACAAGATGTAACATTTGCTGAGCAAATGAATAAAAGTAGTGCATTATATAAGAACAATGTTGCAGACTTAAAGAGCAATCCAGATTTATATCAAACGAATGAAATGCACTTACCGACAGTAAATACGAAAAATACATATGCAAAGATTCAAACAAAATCAATGCAAACGAATAAAGATGGAAATAGTGTGGATGTAACGACAGAAATGCTAGATTTAATGAAAGCAAATCAGTTATACGGTATTTCAATTAACGCGATTAATACACAATATGCAATTAACCAAGCGGCACGCGGACGTTAA
- a CDS encoding flagellar M-ring protein FliF C-terminal domain-containing protein, whose amino-acid sequence MEKMKNVIQSLKTWHKLVIGAALLAIVTGALLYFTLPDKYVVVYQNLNDADKQEITAELSKLGVDYQLAADGSIRVQKNDAPWVRKEMNGMGLPFNSKSGEEILLESSLGSSEQDKKMKQIVGTKKQLEQDIVRNFATVETANVQITLPEKETIFDEEKAKGTAAITVGVKRGQLLTADQVAGIQQMISAAVPGVKAEEVSVIDSKKGVISKGADEAHSSSSSSYEKEVEMQHQIEGKLKQDIDATLMTMFKPNEYKVNTKVSVNYDEVTRQSEKYGDKGVLRSKQEQEESSTAQEGAETKQGAGITANGEVPNYGTNNNQNGKIVYDNKNGNKIENYEIDKTVETIKKHPELTKTNVVVWVDNDTLVKRKIDMTTFKEAIGTAAGLQADPNGNFTNGQVNVVTVQFDQPKEEKKKEPEESGINWWLFGGIPAGLLAIGGLVWFFLARRKRKKEEEEYEEYLAEEEIAASSESIMEIPEEKIVPEPKPEPEEPKEPTLDEQVQDATKEHVEGTAKVIKKWLNGQ is encoded by the coding sequence ATGGAAAAGATGAAAAATGTTATCCAATCGTTAAAAACGTGGCATAAGTTAGTAATCGGTGCGGCGCTTTTAGCGATTGTAACAGGAGCACTTTTATACTTCACCTTGCCAGATAAATATGTTGTTGTATATCAAAATTTAAATGATGCAGATAAGCAAGAGATTACAGCAGAATTATCGAAGTTAGGTGTCGATTATCAATTAGCGGCCGATGGTTCGATTCGTGTGCAAAAAAATGATGCTCCATGGGTTCGAAAAGAAATGAATGGGATGGGCTTACCGTTTAATTCTAAAAGCGGTGAGGAAATTTTATTAGAAAGCTCGCTCGGTTCAAGTGAGCAAGATAAAAAAATGAAGCAAATTGTCGGTACGAAAAAGCAATTGGAGCAAGATATTGTAAGAAACTTTGCGACAGTTGAAACGGCGAATGTTCAAATTACATTACCTGAAAAAGAGACAATTTTTGATGAAGAAAAAGCAAAAGGAACAGCTGCGATTACTGTTGGTGTAAAACGTGGCCAATTATTAACTGCTGATCAAGTTGCGGGTATACAGCAAATGATTAGTGCAGCAGTTCCTGGTGTAAAAGCCGAAGAAGTAAGTGTTATTGATAGCAAAAAAGGTGTTATCTCAAAAGGGGCAGATGAAGCACATTCTAGTAGTTCCTCTTCTTATGAAAAAGAAGTAGAGATGCAGCATCAAATTGAAGGTAAATTAAAGCAAGATATTGATGCAACGTTAATGACGATGTTTAAACCGAATGAATATAAAGTGAATACGAAAGTATCTGTAAACTATGATGAAGTTACACGTCAGTCAGAAAAGTATGGTGATAAAGGTGTACTTCGTAGTAAACAAGAGCAAGAAGAAAGCTCTACTGCACAAGAAGGAGCAGAGACGAAGCAAGGCGCTGGTATTACAGCGAACGGCGAAGTACCAAACTACGGTACGAACAATAATCAAAATGGTAAAATCGTCTACGATAATAAAAATGGTAACAAAATTGAAAACTATGAAATAGATAAAACAGTTGAAACAATTAAGAAACACCCAGAATTAACGAAAACAAATGTTGTAGTATGGGTAGACAACGATACGTTAGTAAAACGAAAAATAGATATGACTACTTTCAAAGAAGCAATCGGCACAGCTGCTGGGCTTCAAGCTGATCCGAATGGAAACTTTACAAACGGTCAAGTTAACGTTGTAACTGTTCAGTTTGACCAGCCGAAAGAAGAGAAGAAGAAAGAACCAGAAGAAAGCGGCATAAACTGGTGGTTATTCGGTGGAATTCCAGCTGGTTTATTAGCGATTGGTGGTCTAGTATGGTTCTTCTTAGCAAGACGTAAGAGAAAGAAAGAAGAAGAGGAATATGAAGAATACTTAGCAGAAGAGGAAATTGCTGCAAGTAGTGAAAGTATTATGGAAATTCCTGAAGAAAAAATAGTACCAGAACCAAAACCTGAACCAGAAGAACCGAAAGAACCGACGTTAGATGAACAAGTACAGGATGCTACGAAAGAACATGTAGAAGGTACTGCAAAAGTAATTAAAAAATGGTTAAATGGACAGTAA
- the flgK gene encoding flagellar hook-associated protein FlgK: MRLSDYNTPLSGLLAAQMGLQTTKQNLSNIHTPGYVRQMANYGSAGASQGYSPEQKIGYGVQTLGVDRITDEVKTKQFNDQLSQLSYYNYMNSTLSRVESMVGTTGKNSLSSLMDGFFNAFREVAKNPEQPNYYDTLISETGKLTSQVNRLAKGLDTAEAQTTEDIEAHVNEFNRLAGSLAEANKKIGQAGTQVPNQLLDERDRIITEMSKYANIEVSYESMNPNIASVRMNGVLTVNGQDTYPLQLNKEKEPMTAEIYGSEIPLTSGAIQSAIDTKAKIASYKKNLEELMSSVKNQVNTVMGKEFFVGDQAKDMKLNPEFAKDVSKMKISAETANKLAAITDGNYKEGLSYKQALDQFVVGVASDKSAVNAYQKIHGDLLEGIQQEKMGVEGVNMEEEMVNLMAFQKYFVANSKAITTMNEVFDSLFSIIR; the protein is encoded by the coding sequence ATGAGACTATCTGATTATAATACGCCGTTATCGGGTTTGTTAGCGGCACAAATGGGATTACAAACGACGAAACAAAATTTATCTAACATTCATACGCCTGGTTATGTGCGTCAAATGGCGAATTACGGATCGGCCGGAGCAAGTCAAGGCTATTCACCGGAACAAAAAATAGGTTACGGTGTACAAACGTTAGGTGTTGACCGTATTACAGATGAAGTAAAGACGAAACAGTTTAACGATCAATTATCTCAACTCTCATACTATAACTACATGAATTCGACTTTATCACGTGTAGAATCTATGGTTGGAACGACAGGAAAGAATTCATTATCTAGTTTAATGGATGGCTTCTTTAATGCCTTTCGTGAAGTTGCAAAAAATCCAGAACAACCAAATTACTACGATACATTAATTTCTGAAACTGGGAAGCTTACAAGTCAAGTAAATCGCCTGGCGAAAGGCTTAGATACAGCAGAAGCACAAACGACAGAAGATATTGAAGCGCATGTCAATGAATTTAATCGTCTTGCTGGTAGTTTAGCGGAAGCGAATAAAAAAATTGGACAAGCAGGTACACAAGTGCCAAATCAACTTTTGGATGAACGTGATCGTATCATTACAGAAATGTCTAAGTATGCAAATATAGAAGTGTCTTATGAATCTATGAATCCTAATATCGCGAGTGTTAGAATGAATGGTGTTTTAACAGTAAATGGACAAGATACATATCCACTTCAATTAAATAAAGAAAAAGAACCAATGACTGCTGAAATTTACGGTTCGGAAATTCCTTTAACTAGTGGAGCAATCCAATCAGCGATCGATACGAAAGCGAAGATTGCTAGTTATAAGAAAAACCTTGAAGAACTAATGAGTTCTGTAAAGAATCAAGTGAACACAGTAATGGGGAAAGAGTTCTTCGTTGGTGATCAAGCGAAAGATATGAAATTAAACCCTGAATTTGCAAAAGATGTTTCGAAAATGAAAATATCAGCTGAAACAGCAAATAAACTAGCAGCAATTACAGATGGAAATTATAAAGAAGGTCTTTCTTATAAACAAGCATTAGACCAATTCGTAGTTGGTGTTGCATCTGATAAAAGTGCAGTGAATGCTTATCAAAAAATTCATGGGGATTTATTAGAGGGGATTCAGCAAGAAAAAATGGGTGTTGAAGGCGTTAATATGGAAGAGGAAATGGTTAATTTAATGGCCTTCCAAAAATATTTCGTTGCAAACTCTAAAGCTATTACTACGATGAATGAAGTGTTTGATAGTCTATTTTCGATTATTCGATAA
- the cheR gene encoding protein-glutamate O-methyltransferase CheR — protein sequence MIIEQDYDHFIASFKQQFNMDIASYKQDRMRRRIDAFISRKGFENYTSFLSNLRTDQNLFLSFIDYITINVSEFFRNKERWQTLETKALPKLLEQNNGKLKVWSAACAAGEEPYTLSLILSKHLAPFRFEIQATDLDFHILETAKRGQYTERSLKELPIDLKERHFTKENEIYSLHQNIKQNVTFKQHDLLMQSFDTNYDLIICRNVMIYFTEEARVKLYEKFSRALRKGGVLFVGSTEQILTPERYNLQRFDTFFYEKI from the coding sequence ATGATAATTGAACAAGATTATGATCATTTTATCGCGAGTTTCAAACAACAATTCAATATGGATATCGCTTCATATAAACAAGATAGAATGCGTCGTAGAATCGATGCTTTTATTTCGAGAAAGGGCTTTGAGAACTACACTAGTTTTTTAAGCAATTTACGTACCGATCAAAATTTATTTTTAAGTTTTATTGACTATATTACAATTAACGTTTCAGAGTTTTTTAGAAATAAAGAACGGTGGCAAACATTAGAAACGAAAGCACTACCAAAATTACTTGAACAAAATAACGGAAAATTAAAAGTATGGAGTGCCGCTTGCGCTGCTGGTGAGGAACCATATACACTCTCTTTAATTTTATCGAAACATTTAGCTCCATTTCGTTTTGAAATCCAGGCAACAGACCTTGATTTTCACATTTTAGAAACTGCAAAACGCGGTCAATATACAGAACGTTCTTTAAAAGAATTACCTATCGATTTGAAAGAGCGTCATTTCACAAAAGAGAATGAAATATATTCATTACATCAAAACATTAAACAAAACGTGACGTTCAAACAGCACGATCTTTTAATGCAGTCGTTTGATACAAATTATGACTTAATCATTTGTCGTAATGTAATGATTTACTTTACTGAAGAAGCAAGGGTAAAACTTTATGAAAAATTTAGTCGCGCTTTACGAAAAGGCGGCGTATTATTTGTTGGTAGTACTGAACAAATTTTAACACCTGAACGTTATAATCTTCAGCGATTTGATACATTCTTTTACGAAAAAATATAA
- the flgC gene encoding flagellar basal body rod protein FlgC: MFQAINASGSGLTTARKWMEVTSNNIVNANTTAAPGADLYERRSVVLESNNSFANMLDGSPTNGVKIKSIEADKTENLVYDPTHPHANEEGYVRYPNIDVTAEMTNVMVAQKMYEANTSVLNANKKMLDKDLEIGRG, translated from the coding sequence ATGTTTCAGGCAATTAATGCAAGTGGCTCAGGGCTAACGACAGCGAGAAAGTGGATGGAAGTTACTTCTAACAATATTGTAAATGCAAATACAACGGCTGCTCCGGGGGCAGATTTATATGAGCGTCGTAGTGTAGTGCTAGAATCAAACAATAGTTTTGCAAATATGTTAGATGGATCTCCTACTAATGGGGTGAAAATAAAAAGTATTGAAGCAGATAAAACTGAGAACTTAGTGTATGACCCAACACATCCGCATGCAAATGAAGAAGGGTATGTACGTTATCCAAATATTGATGTGACTGCTGAAATGACGAATGTAATGGTTGCCCAAAAAATGTACGAAGCGAATACAAGTGTATTAAATGCGAATAAAAAAATGCTTGATAAAGATTTAGAAATCGGCCGAGGATAA
- a CDS encoding flagellar hook-associated protein 3, with protein sequence MRVSTFQNASWAKNQLMDLNVQQQYHRNQVTSGKKNLFMSEDPLAASKSFAIQHSLANIEQMQKDLADSKNVLTQTENTLQGVFKSLTRADQLMLQALSEQNGEKELKAIGAEIDQILKQVVYLANTKEQGRYIFGGDSTEKPPFTEDGTYQGGQNDVNWQLNDGYELKAFRNGEALLSPVIKTLKQMSEAMQKGDQKALQPLLGENKKNLDGIINRTTEVGSTMNTMETFKTILNEQNLALQENRKEIEDVDLAVAISDLAYINATYEATLKAVSTMSKTSILDYM encoded by the coding sequence ATGAGAGTATCTACATTTCAAAATGCAAGCTGGGCAAAGAATCAGTTAATGGATTTGAATGTGCAACAACAATACCACCGAAATCAAGTAACTTCAGGGAAGAAAAACCTTTTTATGAGTGAAGATCCGCTTGCGGCAAGTAAATCATTTGCGATTCAACATTCATTGGCGAATATTGAACAAATGCAAAAAGATTTAGCGGATTCGAAAAATGTATTAACACAAACTGAAAATACTTTACAAGGTGTTTTTAAATCTTTAACAAGAGCGGATCAATTAATGTTGCAGGCATTAAGTGAGCAAAATGGTGAAAAAGAATTGAAAGCCATCGGTGCAGAGATTGATCAAATTTTAAAACAAGTTGTATATTTAGCAAATACGAAAGAACAAGGTCGTTATATTTTCGGTGGTGATAGTACAGAGAAACCACCATTTACAGAAGATGGTACGTATCAAGGTGGACAAAATGATGTGAACTGGCAACTAAATGACGGTTATGAATTAAAAGCATTTCGTAACGGTGAAGCGCTATTATCCCCTGTTATAAAAACGTTAAAACAGATGAGTGAAGCGATGCAAAAAGGTGACCAAAAAGCATTACAGCCGTTATTAGGAGAAAATAAGAAAAATTTAGATGGCATCATTAATCGTACAACTGAAGTTGGTTCGACAATGAACACAATGGAGACGTTTAAAACAATTTTAAACGAGCAAAACTTAGCACTTCAAGAAAACCGTAAAGAAATTGAAGATGTGGACTTAGCGGTAGCGATTTCTGATTTAGCTTATATAAACGCAACGTATGAAGCTACGTTAAAAGCTGTTAGTACGATGAGTAAAACGAGTATTTTAGACTACATGTAA
- the fliS gene encoding flagellar export chaperone FliS, whose amino-acid sequence MQAWQRYMQNDIMTSNPIKNTIFIYERCIVEFRNLEELLNAFKLQEGDALLEKLERIFEELKLQLNPEITKDLYDSLYGLYDWISIQIQMMKVTREAKDMDAIVKVLQDLIDGYRGALENEQ is encoded by the coding sequence ATGCAAGCATGGCAACGTTATATGCAAAATGATATTATGACGAGTAATCCAATTAAAAATACAATTTTTATTTATGAAAGATGTATTGTAGAGTTTCGTAATTTAGAAGAACTGTTAAATGCTTTTAAACTACAAGAAGGAGATGCGCTTCTTGAAAAGTTAGAACGTATTTTTGAAGAATTAAAACTTCAATTAAATCCTGAAATTACGAAAGATTTATATGATAGTTTATATGGCTTATACGATTGGATTAGCATTCAAATTCAAATGATGAAAGTAACGCGTGAAGCAAAAGACATGGATGCTATTGTGAAAGTGTTACAAGATTTAATAGATGGTTATCGCGGAGCACTTGAAAATGAACAATGA
- a CDS encoding YaaR family protein: protein MLRSISHNPILSHIPPATQMPKEANVRTGLAFSDNLHADPKKDKLLEQMEAFVDNIGEIKEKIEMELTLDNVMEYKNTVKSFLNFYVDNVLQYKDVMSRHPRYGYSQKMTIVKQAEMGLNELEDVMNLINTKTGHLEMLNQIGEIHGLIVNLVL from the coding sequence ATGCTGCGTTCGATCTCGCATAATCCAATTTTATCGCATATACCGCCTGCTACTCAAATGCCGAAAGAAGCAAATGTCAGGACAGGACTTGCATTTTCGGATAATTTGCATGCAGATCCGAAAAAAGACAAATTGCTAGAACAAATGGAAGCATTTGTCGATAACATTGGAGAAATTAAAGAGAAAATTGAAATGGAATTAACGCTTGATAATGTAATGGAATACAAAAATACAGTAAAATCATTTTTGAATTTTTACGTAGATAATGTATTGCAATATAAAGATGTCATGTCTCGTCATCCGCGTTACGGATATTCACAGAAAATGACGATTGTGAAACAGGCGGAAATGGGATTAAATGAGTTAGAAGATGTTATGAATTTAATTAATACGAAAACGGGACATTTAGAAATGTTAAATCAAATTGGAGAAATACACGGTTTAATTGTAAATTTAGTCTTGTAA
- a CDS encoding flagellar motor switch protein FliG translates to MLDEISSKEKAAILIRTLEEGVAAKVIEYMTAEEKEVLLREIAKFRVYKPETLENVLGEFLYELNVKELNLVTPDKEYIRRIFKNMPEDELEKLLEDLWYNKDNPFEFLNSLTDLEPLLTVLNDESPQTIAIIASYIKPQLASQLIERLPDHKRVETVMGIAKLEQVDGELINQIGDLLKSKLNNMAFNAINKTDGLKTIVNILNNVSRGVEKTVFQKLDEMDYELSEKIKENMFVFEDLLGLEDLALRRVLEEITDNGVIAKALKIAKEEIKEKLFTCMSSNRKEMILEELDGLGPLKMTDAEKAQQTITGTVKKLEKEGRIIVQRGEDDVLI, encoded by the coding sequence ATGTTAGATGAAATCTCCTCCAAAGAAAAAGCTGCCATCCTTATTCGTACATTAGAAGAAGGTGTGGCAGCAAAAGTCATTGAATATATGACGGCTGAGGAAAAAGAAGTATTACTTCGTGAAATCGCGAAGTTTCGTGTATATAAACCGGAAACGTTAGAAAATGTACTAGGAGAATTCTTGTATGAATTAAATGTAAAAGAATTGAACCTAGTGACTCCAGATAAAGAATATATTCGTCGCATATTTAAAAATATGCCAGAAGACGAACTAGAAAAATTATTAGAAGATCTTTGGTATAATAAAGATAATCCGTTTGAATTCTTAAATTCACTTACAGATTTAGAACCACTTCTTACTGTACTTAATGATGAGTCACCACAAACAATTGCAATTATCGCTTCTTATATTAAACCGCAGCTTGCTTCTCAATTAATTGAGAGATTACCAGATCATAAGCGAGTAGAAACGGTAATGGGGATTGCGAAGCTAGAGCAAGTAGATGGTGAATTAATAAATCAAATTGGGGATTTATTAAAATCAAAATTAAATAATATGGCGTTTAATGCAATTAATAAAACGGATGGCTTAAAAACAATCGTGAACATTTTAAATAATGTTTCACGAGGTGTTGAAAAAACAGTCTTTCAAAAGCTGGATGAAATGGATTATGAGTTATCAGAGAAAATTAAAGAAAACATGTTTGTATTTGAAGACTTACTCGGACTTGAAGATCTTGCACTTCGTCGTGTGTTAGAGGAAATTACAGATAATGGTGTTATTGCGAAAGCACTTAAAATTGCAAAAGAAGAGATTAAAGAGAAATTATTTACATGTATGTCTTCAAACCGTAAAGAGATGATTCTAGAAGAATTAGATGGCTTAGGACCGCTTAAGATGACAGATGCTGAAAAGGCACAGCAAACGATTACAGGTACAGTGAAAAAGCTAGAGAAGGAAGGAAGAATTATCGTTCAAAGAGGTGAAGATGATGTCCTTATTTAA
- a CDS encoding flagellar hook-associated protein 2: protein MAGTTMTGIGGRQQIWNLGNNMIDTSNLVELELQALDMRKTPYTKEKNDLTNDKLLYTSLKSEFSSFTQTFKNLAAFKGNEKKVTTTQEGYIDVKADGGAIAGTFNMTITQLAQRHQIASNEIKDINAKLPKDETLKLGDKELKVTTDMTYKDLINKINDGDYGVSAYTLGNKIFMTSKKEGATNEIKLEKTPPNVLTDLFYSKVEGIDENNKPTTEMKLNTINEALDAKYSINGVEGKSDSNTIEALPGVKIELLKVTESKVENKPEGGTGTDVDQKAKGIDLKFTVSDSNVTDASNIIKKMVADYNKAVATVDIFAGKGGAFQGQAIMQSVRQAMNNVVTFSQDDNYLFSFGIQLKQDGTMEVNDEALTKALKEKPDAAKQFFFSSNGLGKMMEEPLDKLFGDKGVVGERVKNIDSRVSDLDKKIQDIEKQNLDKQNEIVKKYQKLESTLAALDSQLKTIKAMTKQKSDD from the coding sequence ATGGCAGGAACAACGATGACAGGTATTGGTGGTAGACAACAGATTTGGAACCTTGGAAATAATATGATCGATACTTCTAATCTAGTAGAATTAGAGCTGCAAGCGTTAGATATGAGGAAAACACCGTATACGAAAGAAAAGAACGACCTTACAAATGATAAACTACTATATACAAGTTTGAAATCGGAATTTAGCTCTTTCACACAAACTTTTAAAAACTTAGCGGCTTTTAAAGGGAATGAAAAAAAAGTAACGACAACGCAAGAAGGCTATATAGATGTAAAAGCTGATGGTGGTGCGATTGCTGGCACTTTTAATATGACGATTACTCAGCTTGCACAGCGTCATCAAATAGCTTCTAATGAAATTAAAGATATAAATGCAAAGCTTCCTAAAGATGAAACATTAAAACTAGGTGATAAAGAACTAAAAGTAACAACTGATATGACATATAAAGATTTAATTAATAAAATTAATGATGGAGATTATGGTGTATCGGCTTATACACTTGGAAATAAAATTTTCATGACCTCGAAAAAAGAAGGGGCAACAAATGAAATTAAATTAGAAAAGACACCACCTAATGTACTTACAGATTTGTTTTATTCGAAAGTGGAAGGTATAGATGAGAATAACAAACCTACGACAGAGATGAAACTAAATACTATTAATGAAGCGTTAGATGCAAAATACAGCATTAATGGTGTTGAGGGGAAAAGTGATAGTAATACAATTGAAGCATTGCCAGGTGTAAAGATTGAGCTATTGAAAGTAACGGAATCAAAGGTGGAAAATAAACCAGAAGGCGGAACTGGTACAGATGTAGACCAAAAAGCAAAAGGCATAGATCTAAAATTCACAGTAAGTGACTCAAACGTAACAGACGCATCAAATATTATTAAAAAGATGGTTGCAGATTATAATAAAGCTGTTGCTACAGTAGATATCTTTGCTGGTAAAGGTGGGGCCTTCCAAGGACAAGCTATTATGCAAAGTGTGCGTCAAGCTATGAACAATGTCGTAACATTTTCACAAGATGACAATTACTTATTCTCATTTGGTATTCAATTAAAGCAAGATGGAACGATGGAAGTTAATGACGAAGCATTAACGAAAGCGTTAAAAGAAAAACCGGATGCAGCGAAGCAATTTTTCTTTAGTTCTAACGGTTTAGGAAAAATGATGGAAGAACCACTTGATAAGTTATTTGGTGATAAAGGTGTAGTTGGAGAACGAGTAAAAAACATTGACTCACGTGTAAGTGATTTAGATAAAAAGATTCAAGATATTGAAAAGCAAAATTTGGACAAACAAAATGAAATTGTGAAGAAGTATCAAAAGCTAGAAAGTACATTAGCGGCGCTTGATAGCCAATTAAAAACAATTAAAGCAATGACAAAACAAAAAAGTGATGATTAA
- the fliE gene encoding flagellar hook-basal body complex protein FliE codes for MKIQSMLNTQPFGAIQSIGAPKTSQTSVVEGKKFIDLLEDMNQTQNNAQTAVYDLLTKGVGETHDVLIQQKKAESQMKTAALVRDNLIENYKSLINMQI; via the coding sequence ATGAAAATCCAATCAATGCTAAATACGCAACCATTTGGAGCAATTCAGTCAATTGGTGCACCGAAAACTTCTCAAACATCTGTAGTTGAAGGGAAAAAGTTTATTGATTTATTGGAAGATATGAATCAAACGCAAAACAATGCGCAAACAGCAGTATATGATTTACTAACTAAAGGGGTAGGAGAAACGCATGACGTTTTAATTCAGCAGAAGAAGGCTGAATCTCAAATGAAAACGGCTGCTCTCGTACGTGATAATCTTATTGAAAATTATAAGTCACTAATTAATATGCAAATTTAG